A stretch of DNA from Arthrobacter globiformis:
GCGCTCTTGAACCATTCCCGGCCGGCCCGGTAGGCCGCCTCTGCCTCGGTTTCCTGCGTGGTCATCGCTGGCTCCTCCTGGTCGACGGTGGCGGGCTGCTGGCCCACTGAAAGTCTTGTTCCAGAAGAATCGGCGGTCAATGGCCTCGGTGGCTTATGCCGGTGGCGCTTGTGCTTGCTCGCCGTCCACGGTCTGGTTGCTGACGGCGAAAAGGCCCTCTTCAAGCTCCTCATCGATGACTGCATAGCCCTGTTCGCGGACCTGTCGGATCTCGTGCAGGATTGCCTTCCGGTTCGAGATGGTGCGGGAGGTGTAGGGCTCCAGCTTCTCAGGCAGCGTCGCGGCAATATCGTCGTCGCTGAGTTCGGAAAGAAGCAGTTTCCCCGTGGCACTGGCATGTGCGGGGCAGTTCCCGCCGACGTACAGGTGGGTGGCGTTCAGGTAGCGGGAGCCGGAGGCTTCGGCAATCACATCGTAGGAAGTTTCACTCCGGACGATCGCAAAGCTCATCGTCTCCTGACCGCCGATGGCACGCGGTAACCGCTTCGGCGCCGGAAACTAACCGGGCGCTAACGGGCAGGAAACGCCTGCGCAACAATGCCGCGCCACACTGGATGTGCCGGCAATTGCAGGCACCAGCTCCAGCTCAGGAGGCCACGCCATGTTGAAGGAAGCCAAACCCCACATCACCCGGGTCCGTGCCCTGGACCAGCTGCATCGCGGCGACGAGATCGAGGCCCGCCTGTCGGTGGGCCCCAGCTATGACGACGTCATCATCCGCCGCGGCAGCGTCCAAGAGACAGCCCCGGGCATCGGCGTCGTGTGGATCATGGATCATCACACGGGCATGCGCAAGGCCATCAATACCGACGAATGCAGCGTTTGGCGCGTCGCCTGAGCCACCTAACCGCCGGCCACCGACTGAATGATCAGCACTTCCTGGCCGGCAGAAACTTCCGTTTCCAGGCCCCGCAGACGCCGGACCTCCTCACCGTTCACGTAAATATTCACGTAGCGGCGGAGTGCACCCGTTTCGTCCCGCAGCCGCCTGGCGAGCACCGGGTAAGTCCCGGTCACGGAATCCAGCAACCACCCCACAGTCACCGCCCCGTCGGCGGGTGTAGTCAGTACGGACTGCCCGCCGGCGAGCGGCTGGAGGACGCTGGGAAGGACCACGCTGATCTCAGCCACCGCACATCCTCATGCAGATGCCGCCGCAGTAACCGGGGCCCCGGCCACAACAGCAGCGCGGACGCACAACACATCCGGCAGGTGGGACGCCACCTCCGCAAAGGTTTCACCTTCGTCGGCGCTGGCAAACACCGCGCCCCCACGCGTTCCGAAGTACACCCCGGCGGGTTCAGCAGAGTCCACGCCGGCCGCGTCACGGAGCACGGCATTGAATTCTGACTGCGGCAGCCCGGAGTCCAGGCGCTTCCACGTGGCACCAGCGTCGTCGGTACGGTGCACGGCGAGCTTTCCGTCCGGCGGGATGCGTTCGCCGTCGGCCTTTAAGGGGACAACCCAGGCCGTGCCTGCACGCCTGGGGTGCGTCAGCATGACGAACCCGAAGTCGGCCGGCAGGCCCTCCGCTATCGATTCCCAGTTCTCGGCGTTGTCATCGGTCCGGTACACGCCGTGGTGGTTCTGCGCGTAAAGCCGGCCCTCGACGGCGGCATCCGCCGCAATCTTGTGCACGCACTGGCCGAATTCCGGGTTGGGATCGGGCATGAAGTAGGCGGAGATGCCTTTGTTCCGCGGCTCCCAGGACGTCCCGCCGTCGAGCGAGCGGTACACGCCTCCGGTACTCATCGCCACGTGCACGTTATCCCCGGCGGGGTTGACCACGATCGAGTGGGCGGCTGCGCCGCCATAACCGGCACCCCACTCGCTGCGGTGCGGGTGGTCCCACAGACCGCGGTTCAGCTCGAAGTGCTCACCGCCGTCGGTCGACTTCCACACCGAAATCGGCTCCGCGCCGGCCCAGACCACCCCCGGGCGGGATTCCGCGTCAGGGTAGATCTGCCAGATCCGTTCCACGGCGGCGTCAGTGCCTTCGGGAAACTTGATGGCGCCCTGCTCGGGCTCGGTCCAGCTGGCGCCGAGGTCATCCGAGTGGGCAACGTAAGGGCCCCAGTGCTCGGACCGCACCCCCACCATGATGCGTGTGCGGCCGTCCCGTGTGTCGATTCCGATGCTCGGTATCTCGCTCATCAGGAAGTGCGGGCCGGAAAAGGACCACTGCTTCCGGTCCTGGCTGGTGGCCAGCCAGAGGCCTTTTTTGGTCCCGATTGCTAAAACGAAACTCTCTGAGGCATTCATGCACCCCATGCAACCACTCGGGCGGAGGGGCTGCAATGGTTTTGGCCCCCGCTGGTTGGCAAGGACAACTCGCTAGGGCCGGCCCTAGGACCCGATCTTCGTGGCTTTTGCGGTGCCGGCTTTCGCGGCACGGCGGTTTCGCCACCACCGGCGGAGCAGATCGGCGGCGGCCAGGATTCCGGCCAGTGGGGTAAGGACGGCGGCGGCGTAAACGAACAGCAGCCAGGTGAGCGTGGCGATCGGGGGCTGGCTGCGGCTCAGCAGGGACAGGCCGCCGAACAGGCCCGCGACCCAGAAGAGCACCACCAGCGCCAGCACGGCTGCTGCCGGAAAGTACTCGTTCCGCACAACCCTTTTCAAGGTTTCCACCACTGATCCTCCTGCGCCTTGCATCCCCATGAGACCAGTATGCGACGGAGACCCGCTACGACGGAGACGGCGCGACGAACGTGTGATGAACACAACCGCTACCTAGCGTGGCTGCATTCTGTCAGTCCGGGGGACTACACTGAACTATCGAACATATATTCGAAAAAAGGTGTGTTGTGGGCGTGATCATTGGTCCTCGCGTGATAGAGGCGGGACTTTCCCTGCGGTTGGTGCTGATCTCTCCCGTGGCCGTCGCGGCAGGCTTCCCATCCCCCGCCCAGGACTACTTTGACGGGCGGATCGACCTGAACGAGCACCTGATCAAGGACATCACCAGCACCTACATCGTGCGGGTGTCCGGCGACTCCATGGAACAGGCCGGCATCAGTGACGGCGACGAACTGATCGTCAACCGTGCATTGGAACCGCGGGACGGATCCGTGGTCGTGGCGGTGCTGGACGGCGAGCTCACCGTCAAGCGCCTGAAGATCACCGCGGCCGGTGTGGTGCTCCAGGCGGCCAACCCGCTGTATCCGAACATCAGCATCCCCGCCCTGGCCGACCTCACCATCTGGGGCGTGGCCACGAGGTGCCTGCACCATGTCTGAGACGCGGCAGCAGATAGCGCTGGTGGACGTGAACTGCTTCTACGCCAGCGCCGAGCGTGTCTTCGACCCCTCCCTCGAAGGCAAACCCCTGGTTGTGCTTTCCAACAACGACGGCTGCGCCGTGACCCGCAGTCCGGAGGCGAAGGCCCTGGGGATCAGCACGGGCGAACCGTGGTTCAAGATCGCTCCTCGGGCCAAGGAGTGGGGCCTCGTTGCCCGGTCCAGCAACTATGAACTGTACGGTGACATCAGTGCCCGCGTCATGGAACTGCTGGGACGCTACTCGGCCTGGCTCGAGGTGTACAGCATCGACGAGGCCTTCCTGGGCATCAAAGGCAGCCCCGACCAGGTGGTGGGTCTCGGCCGGACTATCAAGGCCGCGGTCCAGCGCAACGTCGGGGTGCCGGTGTGCGTCGGCATCGCCGCCACCAAGACGCTGGCCAAACTCGCCAACCGGTGGGCCAAGAACAACCCCGCGCTTGGAGGGGTGTGCGCCTGGGAGTCGATGGATCCGGAGTCGCGTGAACTGCTCATGGCCCGGCTGCCGGTCTCGGAGGTCTGGGGCGTGGCGGGCCGGCTGGAAAAACGGCTGAACGCCATCGGGATCTGCTCCATCCTGGAACTCAGCCGGGCCGATCCTGTGATGGTGCGCGACCGCTTTTCGGTGGTGCTGATGCGCACTGTGCTGGAACTGCGCGGTACACCCTGCCTACCGCTGGAGGAGGAACGCGTTGGGTGGGACCAGCTGATCTTCTCCCGCTCGTTTTCCACTCCCCTGACGTCAGTCCCCGAGTTTCGCCAGGTCCTGAGCGTCTACGCCCAGCAGGCGAGTGCCCGGCTGGCCCGGCACCACCTTCAGGCCAAGGTCCTCACCGCGTTCGCCGGCACGTCCCATTACAACCCGAAGGACAAGTCGTTTCCCTCGGCGTGCGTTCCGTTGCCCATGCCTACCTCAGACCCGGTACTGCTCACCCGAGCGGCCCACGCCCTGCTTCCCGCGATCCAGGACGGCGTCAAGTACGCCCGGGCCGGCATCATGGTCACCGACTTGCGGCCGTCCCGCAATCAGCAGCCCCTGGAGCCTTTCACCAACCCGCACGAGGAACGCGGGATCGGCCCGCTGGTTGAGCAGATCAGCCGGAAGTATGGCAGGGGCACGATCGGGCTCGGGTTCGCGGGCCTGAGGAGCGGTCTGGACTGGAGCATGAAGCGCGGAATGCGTTCGCCGCGCTACACCACGCACTGGGACGAGTTACCGGTGGTGCGCGCGAACTGACCGGCCCGCGCATCCGCGAACCAGTCAGTCTACGAGCCCGTCAGTCCACAAATTCAGACTGTGTCTCGATGAAATCCCACTCGGCTTCGGTGAGGACTGCCTGCGGGGCGTCCGGGTGCGGACCTCCCGCTTCGGCGATCGCCTGCATCACGAACGGCGGAACGTCGTCGGCCCGCAGATTCTCGCGAAGCCACTCCTTGCTTTTCAGGTCCAGATCAAGCCACCACATGAAAATCTGCATGGGATGCCGCCTTTCTACGTCTCCACGCTAGGCTCGCGGCGGCCAGTATTCAAGGGAAAACCGGCACCCGTCCCCACGGGGCAGCAGCCGCACCGCAGGATCGAAAACCGACGCTGAGCTGGGGCGAAGGCCGGACTGGCTCTGGTCTTTCCTGACGCCGCGGGCACACAATTGACTATGGATGCAGAGCACTTCAGCGGGCCGCCTCCCCTCCTCGTGGGCATGGTTCCCGGCCAGCATCCGGAGGTCCTCAAAACCGCCGTCGGCCTGGCCCAAAAACTGTCGGCCCCTTTGCTTTGCGCCTATGTGGATGAGGCAAGCTACCTCGTTGAGTGGGATCCGGCGCGCTCTGCACACCGCCTTTCGCTGCATCCGGACAGGGACGACGACGACATCCGTTCCGTTACCACAGGACTGAAGTCGGTCATCGCGTCGGCCGTCCAGGACGGCGGACCGGCATGGACGTTGCGTACGCTGGCCGGAGACCCCGCCCGTGCCCTCGGCAGGCTGGCGTCGGAAGTCAATGCCCCGATGATCATTGTGGGTACGCCGGAACGCGGCTTCGGGCACCGCGTAACGGAACTCCTGAACGGTTCCGTGGCGGCATGGCTCACCCACCACCAGAGCCGGCCCGTGCTGGTGGTTCCCTTCCGGATGGCAGCGCATCAGGACCGGGCGGAATAGCCGGATGGCGGCTTCGTCGCCGGCTTAATGCGGCTGATGAAAGTAAAGCGAAAGTAGTTATTCGCGCCGGTGGCCAACTTGGCTACCGGCAAGTAAGCTGATCAGGCAGGCCGATCCAAAGCCCGCCCAAAGACTGCTCCGGAGTGCGTATCCCCCAATAACGCGCTCCGGAGCTTTTTGTTGCCCGAAAACTTCCTGGGGCATGCCTCCTGTCGCATCCTCACTTTTCCCACCATCGCTGATTGCCCGCACCGTCCTTGACCAATACCCCCTAGGGGTATAGTTTTGGAGGTATGGAGACTTCCGAAGAACGGACGCCCATGGCGCCCAGTGAAGAAGCTGTTATTCAACCCCCGCAGCACGGCTACACGGCGGACAAGGACGCGTACCTGCGCCGGCTCCGGCGGATCGAGGGACAGGTCCGCGGAATCGCCCGGATGGTCGAGGAAGACAAGTACTGCATCGACATCCTGACGCAGGTCGCGGCCGTGACTAAGGCCCTGCACGCCGTCAGCCTGGGCCTGGTGGAAGAACACATCGGCCACTGCGTTGTCGGGGCGGTCTCTGAACCTGATCCGGATCTGCGGGCTGAAGCGATCGACGTCAAGGTCAAGGAGGCGGCGGGCGCCATCGGGCGCCTGCTGCGCTAGCGGCAAAACCATCAACCACCCAGCTGGCCAACCCAGTCAGCGCACCAGCGAGGAGTCAGCAATGAGCACCATCTCCACAAAAGTCCACGTCTCCGGAATGACCTGCGGGCACTGCGTGTCCGCCGTCAGCGAGGAACTCGAGGCCCTGGCCGGCGTCGAGGAGATCGACATCGACCTCAATGCCGGCGGTGTTTCGACTGTCACCATCACCTCCACGCAGAAGCTCTCCCCCTCGGAAATCGGCGAGGCAGTGGCCGAGGCGGGCTACCTTGTGGTGGCCAACGAGGCCTAACCCCGGCCTCCCATTCGCACCGAGCACCACCAGAGCACCACCACAGAAGGACCAGTCATGCACACCGAACACCTTTCCGCAGGTTCCGCCCGCCGGGTGATCGAACTCGACGTCGAGGGCATGACCTGCGCGTCGTGCGTGAACAGGGTGGAAAAGAAGCTCGCCAAGCTCGACGGCGTCCAGGCCACGGTCAACCTCCCCCTGGAAACGGCCCACGTAACGGTCCCGGCAGGCATCACGGACCAGCAGATCACCGACCAGGTGGCCTCAGCCGGCTACAAGGCAAGGATCCGAAGGCCGCTCCACCAAGGCCCAGCAGAGAGCGCCCGGGGCGACGCCGTAGCGACCCAGCAGGCGGAGCCTGGCCCCGCCCCGGAGCACGGCGGACCGGCAGAGCAAGTCGGTCACGAAGACCACATGAACCACGGCGGCCCGGCATCCGAATTGAAGCCGCGCCTGCTCGTCGCGGCGGTCCTGGCCGTGCCGGTGTTCCTGATCTCGATGGTCCCCGCCTTTCAGTTCGCCAACTGGGGCTGGGTGGTGGGCGCCTTGGCCTTGCCCGTGGTCAGCTGGGCGGCGTGGCCGTTCCACAGGGCCGCCGCCATCAACGCCCGCCACTTCGCCTCCACAATGGATACCCTGGTATCGATCGGTGTCATCGCCGCCTATTTGTTTTCCGCCTGGCAGCTCCTCGCCAACCCTCGCCTGACCGAACATCCAGGCATGGAGCAGATGGGTGCGGGTTCCGGCGGCCTGTACTTCGAGGTGGCCAGCGTGGTCACCACATTCCTCCTGCTGGGCCGGTTCCTGGAGGCGAACGCCAAGTCGAGGGCCGGGGACGCCCTGCGCGCCCTCCTGGACCTGGGCGCCAAGGACGCCACCATCCTGCAAGACGGCACCGAGACAAAGATCCCGGCAAGCCGGCTGGCGGTCGGGGACCTGATCGTGGTCCGCCCGGGTGAGAAGATCGCCACCGACGGCGTGGTGGTGGACGGCGCCTCAGCAGTGGACGCATCCCTGGTCACCGGCGAGTCGGTTCCCGTGGACGTCGGTCCGGGCAGCCTGGTCACCGGTGCCACCATCAATACGTCCGGCCGGGTGCTGGTCCGGGCCACGCGCGTCGGCGCCGAAACCACCCTGGCCCAGATGGGGCGGCTCGTTTCCCAGGCGCAGACCGGAAAGGCGCCGATCGCCCGGCTTGCCGACCGGATCAGCGCGGTATTCGTGCCGGTGGTCCTGGCCATCGCCGTCCTCACGTTCGCCGGCTGGCTGCTCGCCGCCGGGCCAGAACTCACAGGACCGGAGCTTCGTGCGGCCTTCACGGCCGCGGTGGCCGTGCTGGTCATCGCGTGCCCCTGCGCCCTTGGCCTGGCTACCCCCGTGGGCCTCCTGACCGGCACGGGTCGCGGCGCTCAACTGGGGATCCTCATCAAGGGTCCGCAGGTCCTGGAAGACACCCGCACGGTGGACACCATCCTGCTGGACAAGACCGGAACCGTCACCAGCGGCCAGCTATCCGTCCTCGCAACTGAGGCGTTCGCCCCGTTCAGCGAGGTGGAAATCCTGCGGCTGGCCGGTGCGGTCGAGTCGGCGTCGGAGCATCCGATCGCCGCCGCGATCGCTGCGGCCGCACGATCCGCAGTGCCCGCCACGGGCCGCCGGTCGCACACCAGCCATAGCGGCAGTGAAGCGGACGACGCCGCGGGCCTGCCCGCCGTCGTCGGCTTCCATTCCGCGCCGGGCGGCGGAGTGGTGGGAACCGTTGAAGGCCGGCTCGTGGTTGCCGGGCGCAGCGGTTGGCTGCGGGACAACGGCGTTGAGCCCACGCCGGCGCAGGGTCAGGCGCTCCGCGCCGCTGAAGAGTCCGGTGCCACGGCAATCTGGGTCGCCGTGGACGGCGAGGCTGCCGGCATCATCGAGCTGCGGGACACGGTCAAGGCGGGGTCGAAGGCGGCTGTCGCACGTCTCAAGGCCCTGGGCCTGCGGCCCATGCTGCTCACGGGCGACAACGCCGCGGTCGCGGCCCAGGTGGCTGCCGCCGTCGGAATTGACGCGGACGATGTGTTCGCCGGCGTGCTGCCCGAAGGCAAGGTGGAAGCCGTCCGGCGGCTGCAGGCCGGCGGCGCGACGGTGGCCATGGCAGGTGACGGCGTGAACGACGCCGCGGCGCTGGCGCAGGCGGACCTCGGCATCGCCATGGGCTCCGGCACGGACGTGGCCATCGAAGCCGCCGACCTGACCGTGATGGGCAACGACCTCGGGCAGGTGGCCACCGCAATCGAGCTGTCCCGGCGCACGCTGGCCACCATCAAGACCAACCTGTTCTGGGCCTTCTTCTACAACGCGGTGGGCATTCCGGTGGCGGCCCTCGGCCTGCTCAATCCCATGGTGGCCGGTGTGGCCATGGCGGCGAGTTCGGTGCTGGTGGTGGCCAACTCGCTCAGGCTGCGCCGCTTCGGCAGGTAGCACCCAACCAAGTAGCAGCACAGGGCGTTCCCAGCGCTGGGAACGCCCTCAGCTGCTACTCACTTGGGCCGGCGGGCACTTACTTGCGCCGGCGGGCACCAGACCCTAGGCCGTTCCGAAGCGGACGGCCGCCCGTGCCTTCGCCTTGGCCGCTTCCTCGTCGCGGTCCTTGGCGGGAGCGTGCGTCACAAGGGATTCGAGCAGATGCTGGGTCACGTGCGCTATCTCGTGCACGGCACGCTCGAACGCCTCCTCATTGGCCTTGGAGGGCGTGGTGCTGCCGCTGATTTTGCGGACGTACTGCAGCGCCGCGGCGTGTACCTCCTCGGACGTCGCGTGGGGTTCGTAGTTGTGGAGGGTACGGATATTCCGGCACATACCCCCATGCTAGGCTCTGGAACGCCGAGGATCGACCCTTCCGGGCCCGCTTCTGGCGGGGCTTCTGCCTATGGGGAGGACTCCATGGGGAGCGCTGCCCATCGACACACTTTTGGGCCGGAGGATAGTTTTTAGGCAATGGATCTTCCGGACGAGCCGGAGGCCGCTGGGGATGCCGACTGGATCGGGTCCGTTGATTAAAGGAGATATCTAATGGCTATTTGGGGTGCAGACATTGCGCAGCTGAAGAACTTGGGCACCAAGCTTCAGGCTGGTTCAAACGAAATCGAGAAGCAGAAGTCCCTGCTGACCAAGGTGCTCGAGGGCACCGACTGGAAGGGCCCGGACGCTGACAAGTTCCGCAGCGAGTGGCACGGCCAGCACGCAGCAGCCCTTGCCAAGGTGGCGCAGGCACTGGACGAGGCCGGCAAGCAGGCCAGCCGCAACGCTTCCCAGCAGGAGGAAGCCTCCCGCTAAACCGGGAACGCGCCGGAGGGCCGGACGCACCATGCGTCCGGCCCTCCGGCATTTAAGCGGTCCGTCACTGAGGATTGGACATCACTGAAGACTGGTCCCTTACTGAAGAGTTACGGGACGGGTTCGACGTCGTTCGCGTGGTCGAGCGGTCCAGTCACCGCTGCCGGGGCCCCAGGTTTGGCTTTCCGGAGCTCATCCAGCCGGACGCACAGCACGCCGCCCACGATCAGCATTCCGCCCGCGAGCTGGATGGCGCCGGGCAGTTCGCCAAGCAGCAGCCAGGCCCAGATCACGGCAAACAGCACCTCGGTGAGGGAGACGAACGAGGCCACCTTGGTGCCGAGTGCGCGTGCAGCCATGATCCCGGAGACGTAGGCCAGGACGGTTGCAAGAACCACGAGACCGCCCAGCGGAACCCACCACGGCGTGGTCCATGGGCCGAGTTTGGTATCGGCCGTGCTCATGGCCATGGGCAGGAGGCCGGTGGCCGCCGCCAGCCACATGACACCGGCACCCATCAGAAGTCCGCCGGACGCCAGGACGATGGGCGGCAGGGTGTCGTTCTCCTTGGCCGTGAGGAAGAAGTAGATAGCAAGGCAGACAGCCGCGGCAAGGCCCCAAAGCACGCCGACGGCGTCGACCTGCACTGCGCCGGTGAGGTCGAGGACGAGGACCAGCCCGCCCAAGGACAGCAACGTCCCGGCGATGGTGAGGGGGCGCGGCCGCTTCCGGCTTGCCGCCCAGAGCCACAGCACGATCAATACCGGGCCGAGGTATTCGAGCAGCAGTGCCACGCCAACAGACAGCCGGGCCACGGCGTTGAAGTAGAACAGCTGGCAGCCTGCGACGCCGATCAGGCCAAACAGGACGATGGTTAGCCAGTTCGACCGCAGCTGGTGCCACCGGCCCCGGAGCGCCGGAACCGCGGGGATTGCGAGGATAAGCGCGGCCCCGGTCAGCCGGGCAGTCACGGCTGCCCCGGGCGTCCAGCCGGTTTCCAGCAGTGCCTTGGCGAACGAGCCCGAAAGCCCGAAGATCGCAGAGGAAAAGAGGGCGACACCCAGTCCTGACGCCAGGAAGCCGGAGGCTTTGGCCGTGGCCGCCCGGGCGGGGGCGGCGTCCTGAGCGCGGGCGGGAGCCTGGGCCGGCACTGGGGCCGGCGCCACCACCGAAGCGGGAGCCGTTGAAGTTAGCGCCGTTTTGGCGCGGTTGTTCGATGCGGGCACGGATGCCTCCCGTCAGGAGTAAAGTGGGGTATTGGTCCTGACACTATGCCCCGCATTGTAAGGAGTCAAGATGGTCTTTGCCCCTGACACGGAACTCGCGCTGCGCTTCGTGGTGAACCTCATCAACTCGGCCGCCAACGGCGCGGAAAACCTGGCCACGGTGGAAGATCTGGACGAGTTCCTGAGGCAGGAGGGCTTTACCGGTTTCCGCACCCACGACGCCGCCGAGCTGTCCAGCATCCACGCACTGCGGACGGAACTGGCAGCCCTGTGGACAGCGGATGAGGATACGGCCGTTGCTGGCGTGAACAGGCTCCTGCGCGAGGCCCAGGCACTCCCCCAGCTCCTCAAGCACGACCAGTGGGACTGGCACCTGCACGCCACCACGCACGATGCCCCGCTGGCGGACAGGATGGGCACCGAAGCAGCCATGGCGCTGGTGGACGTGATCCGCAGCAAGGAGATGGACCGCATGCTCGTGTGCGCGGCCGATGACTGCGACGCGGCGGTGCTCGACCTCAGCCGGAACCGGTCCAAGCGGTACTGCGACACCGGAAACTGCGCCAACCGCGCGCACGTGGCGGCGTACCGGGCGCGCCGCGCCAGTGGAGAGTAATCAGCGCCGGCGGAGAGTAATCAGGGGCCGGCGAAGACTGGCCGTCGGGCGTTAGGAGGTTCCGGCGTCGGGCCCGGATTCGCCGGTTCCCGCCGAACCCGCAGCACCCGGGGCATCCGGCCGGCGCTGGGTTCCCCCGTTTTGGGTTCCTGAAGTCCCATGGCCGCCGTGTCCCTGCGAGGGCTTCCGGGCCGAGCTCAGGTTCACGCCGGAGCCTTTACCCAGGTGCGCGGCGTTGTCCTTGTAGCTCATGGACAGCATCGCGGCGATGACGAGGGTGACAATGAAGGCGATGCCGGCGGCGGTGAAGGCCAGGTCGAACCGCGGCGACCGGGCGCTGCCGCCGGAAGCAAAAATCAGCACTGCGAAGAATGCCACCA
This window harbors:
- a CDS encoding IclR family transcriptional regulator domain-containing protein is translated as MSFAIVRSETSYDVIAEASGSRYLNATHLYVGGNCPAHASATGKLLLSELSDDDIAATLPEKLEPYTSRTISNRKAILHEIRQVREQGYAVIDEELEEGLFAVSNQTVDGEQAQAPPA
- a CDS encoding MoaD/ThiS family protein is translated as MAEISVVLPSVLQPLAGGQSVLTTPADGAVTVGWLLDSVTGTYPVLARRLRDETGALRRYVNIYVNGEEVRRLRGLETEVSAGQEVLIIQSVAGG
- a CDS encoding WD40/YVTN/BNR-like repeat-containing protein; its protein translation is MGCMNASESFVLAIGTKKGLWLATSQDRKQWSFSGPHFLMSEIPSIGIDTRDGRTRIMVGVRSEHWGPYVAHSDDLGASWTEPEQGAIKFPEGTDAAVERIWQIYPDAESRPGVVWAGAEPISVWKSTDGGEHFELNRGLWDHPHRSEWGAGYGGAAAHSIVVNPAGDNVHVAMSTGGVYRSLDGGTSWEPRNKGISAYFMPDPNPEFGQCVHKIAADAAVEGRLYAQNHHGVYRTDDNAENWESIAEGLPADFGFVMLTHPRRAGTAWVVPLKADGERIPPDGKLAVHRTDDAGATWKRLDSGLPQSEFNAVLRDAAGVDSAEPAGVYFGTRGGAVFASADEGETFAEVASHLPDVLCVRAAVVAGAPVTAAASA
- a CDS encoding LexA family protein, with the protein product MGVIIGPRVIEAGLSLRLVLISPVAVAAGFPSPAQDYFDGRIDLNEHLIKDITSTYIVRVSGDSMEQAGISDGDELIVNRALEPRDGSVVVAVLDGELTVKRLKITAAGVVLQAANPLYPNISIPALADLTIWGVATRCLHHV
- a CDS encoding Y-family DNA polymerase, with protein sequence MSETRQQIALVDVNCFYASAERVFDPSLEGKPLVVLSNNDGCAVTRSPEAKALGISTGEPWFKIAPRAKEWGLVARSSNYELYGDISARVMELLGRYSAWLEVYSIDEAFLGIKGSPDQVVGLGRTIKAAVQRNVGVPVCVGIAATKTLAKLANRWAKNNPALGGVCAWESMDPESRELLMARLPVSEVWGVAGRLEKRLNAIGICSILELSRADPVMVRDRFSVVLMRTVLELRGTPCLPLEEERVGWDQLIFSRSFSTPLTSVPEFRQVLSVYAQQASARLARHHLQAKVLTAFAGTSHYNPKDKSFPSACVPLPMPTSDPVLLTRAAHALLPAIQDGVKYARAGIMVTDLRPSRNQQPLEPFTNPHEERGIGPLVEQISRKYGRGTIGLGFAGLRSGLDWSMKRGMRSPRYTTHWDELPVVRAN
- a CDS encoding universal stress protein, which translates into the protein MDAEHFSGPPPLLVGMVPGQHPEVLKTAVGLAQKLSAPLLCAYVDEASYLVEWDPARSAHRLSLHPDRDDDDIRSVTTGLKSVIASAVQDGGPAWTLRTLAGDPARALGRLASEVNAPMIIVGTPERGFGHRVTELLNGSVAAWLTHHQSRPVLVVPFRMAAHQDRAE
- a CDS encoding metal-sensitive transcriptional regulator; amino-acid sequence: METSEERTPMAPSEEAVIQPPQHGYTADKDAYLRRLRRIEGQVRGIARMVEEDKYCIDILTQVAAVTKALHAVSLGLVEEHIGHCVVGAVSEPDPDLRAEAIDVKVKEAAGAIGRLLR
- a CDS encoding heavy-metal-associated domain-containing protein, with the protein product MSTISTKVHVSGMTCGHCVSAVSEELEALAGVEEIDIDLNAGGVSTVTITSTQKLSPSEIGEAVAEAGYLVVANEA
- a CDS encoding heavy metal translocating P-type ATPase; the protein is MHTEHLSAGSARRVIELDVEGMTCASCVNRVEKKLAKLDGVQATVNLPLETAHVTVPAGITDQQITDQVASAGYKARIRRPLHQGPAESARGDAVATQQAEPGPAPEHGGPAEQVGHEDHMNHGGPASELKPRLLVAAVLAVPVFLISMVPAFQFANWGWVVGALALPVVSWAAWPFHRAAAINARHFASTMDTLVSIGVIAAYLFSAWQLLANPRLTEHPGMEQMGAGSGGLYFEVASVVTTFLLLGRFLEANAKSRAGDALRALLDLGAKDATILQDGTETKIPASRLAVGDLIVVRPGEKIATDGVVVDGASAVDASLVTGESVPVDVGPGSLVTGATINTSGRVLVRATRVGAETTLAQMGRLVSQAQTGKAPIARLADRISAVFVPVVLAIAVLTFAGWLLAAGPELTGPELRAAFTAAVAVLVIACPCALGLATPVGLLTGTGRGAQLGILIKGPQVLEDTRTVDTILLDKTGTVTSGQLSVLATEAFAPFSEVEILRLAGAVESASEHPIAAAIAAAARSAVPATGRRSHTSHSGSEADDAAGLPAVVGFHSAPGGGVVGTVEGRLVVAGRSGWLRDNGVEPTPAQGQALRAAEESGATAIWVAVDGEAAGIIELRDTVKAGSKAAVARLKALGLRPMLLTGDNAAVAAQVAAAVGIDADDVFAGVLPEGKVEAVRRLQAGGATVAMAGDGVNDAAALAQADLGIAMGSGTDVAIEAADLTVMGNDLGQVATAIELSRRTLATIKTNLFWAFFYNAVGIPVAALGLLNPMVAGVAMAASSVLVVANSLRLRRFGR
- a CDS encoding DUF2277 domain-containing protein, whose translation is MCRNIRTLHNYEPHATSEEVHAAALQYVRKISGSTTPSKANEEAFERAVHEIAHVTQHLLESLVTHAPAKDRDEEAAKAKARAAVRFGTA
- a CDS encoding EamA family transporter, with translation MAPAPVPAQAPARAQDAAPARAATAKASGFLASGLGVALFSSAIFGLSGSFAKALLETGWTPGAAVTARLTGAALILAIPAVPALRGRWHQLRSNWLTIVLFGLIGVAGCQLFYFNAVARLSVGVALLLEYLGPVLIVLWLWAASRKRPRPLTIAGTLLSLGGLVLVLDLTGAVQVDAVGVLWGLAAAVCLAIYFFLTAKENDTLPPIVLASGGLLMGAGVMWLAAATGLLPMAMSTADTKLGPWTTPWWVPLGGLVVLATVLAYVSGIMAARALGTKVASFVSLTEVLFAVIWAWLLLGELPGAIQLAGGMLIVGGVLCVRLDELRKAKPGAPAAVTGPLDHANDVEPVP
- a CDS encoding CGNR zinc finger domain-containing protein, which translates into the protein MVFAPDTELALRFVVNLINSAANGAENLATVEDLDEFLRQEGFTGFRTHDAAELSSIHALRTELAALWTADEDTAVAGVNRLLREAQALPQLLKHDQWDWHLHATTHDAPLADRMGTEAAMALVDVIRSKEMDRMLVCAADDCDAAVLDLSRNRSKRYCDTGNCANRAHVAAYRARRASGE